A region of Kribbella sp. NBC_01245 DNA encodes the following proteins:
- a CDS encoding DUF2231 domain-containing protein yields MFERFGDLPLHVLVIHAAVVVLPVAALAAIVFALMPRWRWLLRWPVLALGLGAALTAFVAKQSGEAFVAAVPQLAQLVQEHKDRGTLLLWFSLGFAFVVLLAALVLSGPSALASGRGAKASGNRGLELVVSAAVVVMSLLVIWQTIRTGDSGAKAVWDGRLPS; encoded by the coding sequence ATGTTTGAGCGCTTCGGAGATCTGCCGCTACACGTTCTGGTGATTCACGCCGCAGTGGTGGTGCTGCCGGTCGCAGCGCTCGCGGCGATCGTTTTCGCGCTCATGCCGAGGTGGCGCTGGTTGCTGCGCTGGCCGGTGCTCGCGCTTGGTCTGGGTGCGGCGCTGACGGCGTTCGTGGCGAAGCAGAGCGGTGAGGCGTTTGTTGCCGCCGTCCCCCAACTGGCCCAGCTCGTCCAGGAGCACAAGGATCGCGGCACGCTGCTGCTCTGGTTCAGCCTCGGCTTCGCGTTCGTCGTCCTGCTCGCCGCGCTCGTGCTGAGCGGTCCGTCGGCCCTGGCCAGCGGGCGGGGCGCCAAGGCGAGCGGCAACCGGGGCCTCGAGCTGGTGGTCAGCGCGGCGGTCGTGGTGATGTCGTTGCTGGTCATCTGGCAGACCATCCGCACCGGCGACTCCGGCGCGAAGGCGGTCTGGGACGGCAGGCTCCCCAGCTAG
- the aroA gene encoding 3-phosphoshikimate 1-carboxyvinyltransferase: MTEASEWVAPRPDGAVRGRVTIPGSKSISNRALILAAIADGPSTLTGLLAARDTTLMRSALTSMGVGITEADGKVTVTPGSLKGPAAVDTGLAGTVMRFVPPVAALADGVISFDGDLYARERPMHVILDSLRQLGAEIDDQGTGRMPFAVNGSGSLRGGVVRLDASGSSQFVSALLLAGARYEQGVDIRHDGKPVPSQAHLDMSIAMIRERGVHVDTDEPNRWVVHPGPIAARDTAVEPDLSNAAPFLAAAAITGGSVTVTGWPEQTTQPGDQLREIFARFGADVSLNDEGLTITGTGNLHGVDLDLSAVGELTPVIAAVAALADGPSYLRGVAHLRFHETDRLAALEAELNKLGGDVTQTADGLEIRPKPLHSGVFASYDDHRMAQAGAVIGLVVDGLQVENIGTTAKTMPEFPDVWTQLVTRV, encoded by the coding sequence GTGACTGAGGCTAGTGAGTGGGTGGCTCCGCGGCCGGATGGTGCTGTGCGGGGGCGGGTGACGATTCCCGGGTCGAAGTCGATCAGTAACCGGGCGTTGATTCTTGCCGCCATTGCCGACGGGCCGTCGACGCTGACCGGTCTCCTGGCTGCGCGCGACACCACGCTGATGCGATCCGCGCTCACGTCGATGGGTGTTGGCATCACCGAGGCCGATGGCAAGGTGACCGTCACGCCGGGGTCGCTGAAGGGCCCGGCCGCGGTTGATACCGGCCTGGCCGGCACGGTGATGCGGTTCGTTCCGCCCGTCGCGGCATTGGCCGATGGGGTGATCTCGTTCGACGGCGATCTCTATGCCCGCGAGCGCCCGATGCACGTCATTCTCGACTCGCTGCGCCAGCTCGGCGCGGAGATCGACGACCAGGGCACCGGCCGGATGCCGTTCGCGGTGAACGGATCGGGCTCGCTGCGCGGTGGCGTCGTACGGCTGGATGCCTCCGGATCGAGCCAGTTCGTCTCCGCCCTGCTGCTGGCCGGCGCGCGGTACGAGCAGGGCGTCGACATCCGCCATGACGGCAAACCCGTGCCCTCGCAGGCACACCTCGACATGTCGATCGCGATGATCCGCGAGCGCGGCGTCCACGTCGACACCGACGAGCCGAACCGCTGGGTCGTGCACCCGGGCCCGATCGCCGCACGCGATACAGCCGTCGAGCCGGACCTTTCCAACGCGGCGCCCTTCCTCGCGGCGGCCGCGATCACGGGCGGCTCGGTCACGGTGACCGGCTGGCCGGAACAGACCACTCAGCCCGGTGACCAGTTGCGCGAGATCTTCGCCCGCTTCGGCGCCGACGTCTCGCTCAACGACGAAGGCCTGACCATCACCGGCACGGGCAACCTGCACGGCGTCGACCTGGACCTGAGCGCGGTCGGCGAATTGACCCCGGTGATCGCCGCGGTCGCCGCCCTCGCCGACGGACCGTCGTACCTGCGTGGTGTGGCGCACCTGCGCTTCCACGAGACGGACCGGCTGGCCGCGCTGGAGGCCGAGCTGAACAAGCTCGGCGGTGACGTGACGCAGACGGCCGACGGGCTCGAGATTCGGCCGAAGCCCTTGCACAGTGGGGTTTTCGCGTCGTACGACGATCACCGGATGGCGCAGGCCGGCGCGGTGATCGGGCTGGTGGTGGATGGGCTCCAGGTCGAGAACATCGGTACGACGGCCAAGACCATGCCGGAATTCCCGGACGTGTGGACGCAGTTGGTGACGCGGGTCTGA
- the hisN gene encoding histidinol-phosphatase, translating to MPAHTDDLRLAHILADDADSITMDRYKSLDLHVATKPDLTPVSESDEKVEDVMRKTLARARPRDAFVGEEQGTTGWGVRRWVVDPIDGTKNYIRGVPVWATLISLMIEDQVVVGVVSAPAIGRRWWASYGDGAWTGRALMSASPCRVSDVNDLSDASLSYSSLKGWKTRERLDDFMGLMDDCWRCRAYGDFWSYMLVAEGAVDIAAEPELNLYDMAALAIIVTEAGGRFTSLDGKDGPTGGNALATNGRLHDEVLARIGDK from the coding sequence ATGCCCGCGCACACCGACGACCTGCGCCTCGCCCACATCCTCGCCGACGACGCCGACTCGATCACGATGGACCGGTACAAGTCGCTGGATCTGCACGTGGCGACCAAGCCCGACCTGACCCCGGTCAGCGAGTCGGACGAAAAGGTCGAGGACGTGATGCGCAAGACGCTTGCCCGAGCCCGTCCGCGCGACGCCTTCGTCGGGGAGGAGCAGGGCACCACCGGCTGGGGCGTTCGCCGCTGGGTGGTGGACCCGATCGATGGCACCAAGAACTACATCCGCGGCGTGCCGGTCTGGGCCACCCTGATCAGCCTGATGATCGAGGACCAGGTCGTGGTCGGTGTCGTCTCGGCCCCCGCGATCGGCCGCCGCTGGTGGGCGTCGTACGGCGATGGAGCCTGGACTGGCCGCGCCCTGATGTCCGCCTCGCCCTGCCGGGTCAGTGACGTCAACGACCTCAGTGACGCCTCCCTGTCCTACTCGTCGCTGAAGGGCTGGAAGACGCGTGAGCGGCTCGACGACTTCATGGGCCTCATGGACGACTGCTGGCGCTGTAGGGCGTACGGCGACTTCTGGTCGTACATGCTGGTCGCAGAAGGCGCTGTCGACATCGCGGCCGAGCCCGAGCTCAACCTGTACGACATGGCAGCACTCGCCATCATCGTCACCGAGGCCGGCGGCCGCTTCACCTCGCTAGACGGCAAGGACGGCCCCACCGGCGGCAACGCCCTCGCCACCAACGGCCGCCTCCACGACGAAGTCCTAGCCCGCATCGGCGACAAGTAG
- a CDS encoding SDR family NAD(P)-dependent oxidoreductase, with translation MSGAVVIGAGPGIGSAVARRFAKEGLPVTVIARSRASVDAAVEALGTTKTLGLTADSTDAQALRAALDQAVEEFGVPEVIVYNAAIIQADSPGELSVQAHLDAWAVNVVGAITAAGHVLPAMAARGSGSFLVTGGMPEPVPAYTSLSLGKAGLRALVELLHNQYGDSGVHVAEVRVDGAVAPGTAFDPDDIAEHYWRLHTQAPAAWSRQIAHTG, from the coding sequence ATGAGTGGAGCAGTGGTGATCGGGGCCGGTCCGGGGATCGGGTCGGCCGTGGCCCGCCGATTCGCGAAGGAGGGCCTGCCGGTGACGGTGATCGCGCGCAGCCGGGCAAGCGTCGATGCGGCCGTCGAGGCTCTGGGCACCACCAAGACCCTTGGACTGACGGCGGACAGTACGGACGCGCAGGCATTGCGGGCGGCGCTCGATCAGGCCGTGGAGGAATTCGGAGTGCCCGAGGTGATCGTGTACAACGCCGCGATCATCCAGGCGGATAGCCCGGGTGAGCTGTCGGTGCAGGCTCATCTCGACGCGTGGGCCGTGAACGTCGTTGGCGCGATCACCGCCGCAGGGCACGTACTGCCCGCCATGGCCGCCCGGGGGAGTGGCAGCTTCCTCGTGACTGGGGGAATGCCCGAGCCGGTACCGGCATACACAAGTCTCTCGCTGGGCAAGGCCGGCTTGCGAGCGCTGGTGGAGCTACTGCACAACCAGTACGGCGACAGTGGCGTACACGTGGCAGAGGTACGTGTAGATGGCGCGGTGGCGCCGGGGACGGCGTTCGACCCCGACGACATCGCCGAGCACTACTGGCGGTTGCACACGCAGGCGCCTGCCGCCTGGTCGCGGCAGATCGCCCACACGGGGTAA
- the rsgA gene encoding ribosome small subunit-dependent GTPase A: MSRYDEDAKYDRPKRRTRPRTKDRPTYDAAPIASVITRDRGRYTCVLDDGQLVTAMKARQLGRKGVIVGDRVRLDGDASGDKDTLARIVEVEPRRTILRRSADDDDPIERPLVANAEQLVIVAAIANPEPRTRLIDRCLVAAFDAGMRPLICLTKTDLGDPDELLATYRPLGVEAVATQRDGDLSALVEQLRDRTSVLVGHSGVGKSTLVNALVPDADRAVGVVNDVTGRGRHTSTSTLVLRLPFGGWIVDTPGIRSFGLAHVDPQELIKAFGDLADETQDCPRGCTHAENESNCALDTAVAEGRVDAERVASYRRLLASREARD; the protein is encoded by the coding sequence ATGTCGCGGTACGACGAGGACGCCAAGTACGACCGGCCCAAGCGCCGGACCCGGCCGCGAACCAAGGACCGGCCCACGTACGACGCCGCCCCGATCGCGTCCGTGATCACTCGCGACCGCGGACGGTATACCTGCGTGCTGGATGACGGCCAGCTCGTCACCGCGATGAAGGCCCGCCAGCTCGGCCGCAAAGGCGTCATCGTCGGCGACCGGGTCCGGCTGGACGGCGACGCCAGCGGCGACAAGGACACCCTCGCGCGCATCGTCGAGGTCGAGCCGCGGCGGACGATTCTGCGCCGCAGCGCGGACGACGACGACCCGATCGAGCGGCCGCTGGTGGCGAACGCGGAGCAGCTGGTCATCGTCGCCGCCATCGCCAATCCGGAACCACGCACGCGGTTGATCGATCGTTGCCTCGTCGCCGCGTTCGACGCCGGGATGCGGCCGCTGATCTGCCTGACCAAAACGGATCTGGGCGACCCGGATGAGCTGCTCGCGACGTACCGGCCGTTGGGGGTGGAAGCCGTCGCCACCCAGCGCGACGGCGATCTGTCCGCCTTGGTCGAGCAGTTGCGCGATCGGACCAGCGTGCTCGTCGGGCATTCCGGTGTCGGCAAGTCCACCCTGGTCAACGCGCTCGTGCCGGACGCGGATCGTGCCGTCGGCGTGGTGAACGACGTGACCGGGCGGGGGCGGCATACGTCGACCAGCACGTTGGTGCTGCGGCTGCCGTTCGGCGGGTGGATCGTGGATACGCCGGGCATCCGGTCGTTCGGTCTGGCGCATGTCGATCCGCAGGAGCTGATCAAGGCCTTCGGCGACCTGGCCGACGAGACGCAGGACTGCCCGCGCGGTTGTACGCACGCGGAGAACGAGTCGAACTGCGCGCTCGACACCGCGGTGGCCGAAGGCCGGGTGGACGCCGAGCGGGTCGCGTCGTACCGGCGCTTGCTGGCCAGTCGCGAAGCCCGCGACTAA
- a CDS encoding DsbA family oxidoreductase produces MRIDVWSDVVCPWCYIGKRRLEKAIADGGFGSQVEVVWHSFQLDPSSRNDDPRDLAERLGAKYGGGREFGLKANAHVTEVAAGDGLEFHFEHAKSANTVDAHRLLHLALHLVEAGELPADGQDRLKERLLRAYFTEGEAVGDHATLTRIAVEAGLPEARVAEVLAGREYADEVEADQAQAVAYGANGVPFFVIDEKYGVSGAQPVEVFDEVIRKALAERSPVKIVAGGSEADGACGPDGCPI; encoded by the coding sequence ATGCGTATTGATGTCTGGTCTGACGTGGTCTGCCCGTGGTGCTACATCGGCAAGCGCCGGCTCGAGAAGGCCATCGCCGATGGTGGTTTCGGCTCGCAGGTCGAGGTCGTGTGGCACTCGTTCCAGCTCGACCCGTCGTCGCGGAACGACGACCCGCGGGATCTGGCCGAGCGGCTCGGCGCGAAGTACGGCGGCGGGCGCGAGTTCGGGCTCAAGGCGAACGCGCACGTGACCGAGGTGGCCGCCGGCGACGGCCTCGAGTTCCACTTCGAGCACGCCAAGTCCGCGAACACGGTCGACGCCCACCGCCTGCTGCACCTCGCGCTGCACCTGGTCGAGGCGGGCGAACTCCCGGCCGACGGCCAGGACCGGCTCAAGGAACGCCTGCTGCGCGCGTACTTCACCGAGGGCGAGGCCGTCGGCGACCACGCCACGCTGACCCGGATCGCGGTCGAGGCCGGGCTGCCCGAGGCGCGGGTCGCCGAGGTGCTGGCAGGTCGCGAGTACGCCGATGAGGTCGAGGCGGACCAGGCCCAGGCCGTCGCGTACGGCGCGAATGGGGTGCCGTTCTTCGTCATCGACGAGAAGTACGGCGTCTCCGGCGCGCAGCCGGTCGAGGTCTTCGACGAGGTCATCCGCAAGGCCCTCGCCGAGCGCTCCCCCGTCAAGATCGTCGCCGGTGGTTCCGAAGCTGATGGCGCCTGCGGGCCCGACGGCTGCCCGATCTGA
- a CDS encoding DoxX family protein: MTVVRALARPLLSAIFIVQGAKAVRNPDPHVAKAEPVADRLVPLIKKLAPAQVSDRLPESTRNLVRLNGAAQVIGGVALASGSGRRLGALVLAGSLVPTTLAGHSFWQESEPTVRQAQQVQFLKNLGLLGGLLLAAVDTDGKPGVVWRTTHGAKAAKRETKRGAKLAKRETRRAAAHAVHEAHHLAHSARREAKLATQTAKADLPFL; this comes from the coding sequence ATGACTGTCGTGCGAGCATTGGCCAGGCCGCTGCTGTCCGCCATCTTCATCGTTCAGGGCGCCAAGGCGGTCCGGAACCCGGATCCGCATGTGGCGAAGGCCGAGCCGGTGGCCGATCGCCTCGTTCCGCTGATCAAGAAGCTGGCGCCGGCGCAGGTGAGCGACCGCCTGCCGGAGAGCACCCGCAACCTGGTCCGGCTGAACGGCGCCGCGCAGGTCATCGGTGGCGTCGCGCTGGCCAGCGGTTCGGGCCGTCGCCTCGGCGCCTTGGTGCTCGCGGGTTCGCTGGTGCCGACGACGCTCGCCGGGCATTCGTTCTGGCAGGAGTCCGAGCCGACCGTGCGTCAGGCCCAGCAGGTGCAGTTCTTGAAGAACCTCGGCCTCCTCGGTGGCCTGCTGCTGGCCGCCGTCGACACCGACGGCAAGCCGGGCGTCGTCTGGCGTACGACCCACGGCGCTAAGGCCGCCAAGCGGGAGACCAAGCGCGGCGCCAAACTGGCCAAGCGCGAAACCCGCCGAGCCGCCGCCCACGCCGTACACGAGGCCCACCACCTCGCCCACAGCGCCCGCCGCGAGGCCAAACTGGCCACCCAAACCGCCAAGGCCGACCTCCCCTTCCTCTGA